One Candidatus Polarisedimenticolia bacterium DNA window includes the following coding sequences:
- a CDS encoding DUF1736 domain-containing protein yields MPGKKGLSPALILLAITFLVYGNSLLGGFVHDDKPLVAQNLLIRDPGNLGRIFASGYWTTRDRSVPELYRPLVVASFAMNHLFGGLRPFGYHLANLLLQAWVCWLVYRVALAFGGPPSAAWAAALLFAIHPVHSEAVAPVVGRSELLGAGFALAALLLHRRALSEPPGAAALVPAAAACFFAALLSKENALVLPGLMLLADAGFPPRAGGARRLKAYASYAATAALYLAARVAVLGALARSDIRTLDNPLAGAGFVTSRLTALITTGKYLGLLLWPFHLSADYSRDQIPLTTGILDPRLVASLAILSAAAVLAVLAWSRFRLVAVALLWWAAALLPVSNLPFLIGTIFGERLLYLPSVGFCLLGGALFSRLHRRKGRLALLLGTALLLAFAARTAARNRVWHDDASFALATARDAPRSAKAQFNLGVFLEEHADLRGAEAAYRRAESLARDWADPPYNRGGVLLRLGRAAEAIAEYRRAVALSGELRFALNLGYALDRAGRHAEAVELYRQRIRSTGEAAALYNNLGASLLAMSRAGEAAEAYRKALSLDPANASYHANLALASEAAGDLATAEAELRIALAASPNSPPLLRSLGLLLARTGRREEAAQRLRRADSLIAGGLDPEARAVLDELSN; encoded by the coding sequence ATGCCGGGAAAAAAAGGACTTTCCCCTGCTCTCATCCTCCTGGCGATCACCTTTCTCGTCTACGGCAACTCCCTCCTCGGCGGCTTCGTCCACGACGACAAGCCGCTGGTGGCGCAGAACCTGCTGATTCGCGATCCCGGTAATCTGGGGCGCATCTTCGCGTCAGGCTATTGGACCACCCGGGACCGCTCCGTCCCGGAGCTGTACCGCCCGCTCGTCGTGGCCAGCTTCGCGATGAATCACCTCTTCGGCGGGTTGCGGCCTTTCGGCTACCACCTGGCGAACCTCCTTCTGCAGGCCTGGGTCTGTTGGCTGGTCTACCGCGTGGCGCTGGCCTTCGGCGGCCCCCCCTCCGCCGCCTGGGCCGCGGCGCTGCTCTTCGCGATCCACCCCGTCCACTCCGAGGCGGTCGCGCCGGTGGTGGGCAGGTCGGAGCTCCTTGGGGCGGGGTTCGCCCTCGCCGCGCTCCTGCTCCATCGCCGGGCCCTCTCCGAGCCGCCGGGGGCGGCAGCGCTCGTCCCGGCGGCCGCCGCCTGCTTCTTCGCCGCGCTTCTCTCCAAGGAGAACGCCCTGGTGCTTCCGGGATTGATGCTCCTCGCCGACGCGGGCTTTCCGCCCCGCGCCGGCGGCGCCCGGCGGTTGAAGGCATACGCCTCGTATGCGGCGACGGCGGCGCTCTATCTGGCGGCGCGGGTCGCGGTCCTCGGCGCGCTGGCCCGCAGCGACATCCGGACACTCGACAATCCGCTCGCCGGCGCCGGCTTCGTGACGTCGCGCCTCACGGCCCTGATCACGACCGGAAAATACCTCGGGCTGCTCCTCTGGCCTTTTCATCTTTCGGCCGATTACTCGCGGGATCAGATCCCCCTGACGACCGGGATCCTGGATCCGAGGCTGGTCGCGTCGCTGGCCATCCTTTCGGCGGCCGCCGTCCTCGCCGTCCTCGCCTGGAGCCGGTTCCGGCTGGTCGCCGTCGCGCTGCTCTGGTGGGCCGCCGCGCTCCTGCCGGTCTCGAATCTCCCGTTCCTGATCGGGACGATCTTCGGCGAGCGGCTTCTCTACCTCCCGTCGGTCGGCTTCTGCCTGCTGGGTGGCGCCCTGTTCTCCCGGCTGCATCGGAGAAAGGGCCGCCTGGCGCTCCTCCTGGGAACGGCGCTGCTGCTCGCCTTCGCCGCCAGAACGGCGGCGCGGAACCGCGTCTGGCACGATGACGCGTCCTTCGCCCTGGCCACCGCGCGGGACGCCCCGCGCAGCGCCAAGGCCCAATTCAACCTCGGCGTCTTTCTCGAGGAGCATGCCGACCTGCGCGGCGCGGAAGCCGCCTACCGGCGTGCCGAGTCGCTCGCGCGCGATTGGGCCGATCCTCCTTACAACCGGGGAGGGGTCCTGCTCCGGCTCGGACGCGCGGCCGAAGCGATCGCCGAGTACCGGCGGGCCGTCGCCCTCTCCGGAGAGCTGCGATTCGCCCTGAATCTGGGATACGCCCTGGATCGCGCCGGGCGCCACGCCGAGGCGGTCGAGCTGTATCGCCAGAGGATTCGCTCGACGGGAGAAGCGGCCGCCCTCTACAACAACCTCGGCGCCAGCCTGCTCGCGATGAGCCGGGCGGGGGAAGCGGCCGAGGCCTACCGGAAGGCGCTGTCGCTCGATCCGGCGAACGCCTCGTATCACGCCAACCTGGCGCTCGCGTCCGAGGCGGCCGGCGATCTCGCCACCGCCGAGGCGGAGCTGCGCATCGCGCTGGCCGCTTCGCCCAACTCCCCTCCTCTGCTGCGCAGCCTGGGGCTTCTCCTGGCGCGGACCGGGCGGCGCGAGGAGGCGGCGCAGCGGCTTCGGCGCGCCGATTCGCTGATCGCCGGAGGCCTCGATCCCGAGGCCCGGGCGGTCCTCGATGAGCTGTCGAATTGA
- a CDS encoding glycosyltransferase family 39 protein — translation MSSSGRPSEGSPRWQTALGPLLLGAAFLLPLVIMGGKSATFDEVAHLPAGYSYWKTHDIRINPQHPPLIKELCALPLLFLDVVMPVDAATLAKSQVPLTFQWGFGKRFLYTQDADRILFWGRVPAVLLSLGLAALVMVWAGRLWGGAGALLALFLYVFDPTVTAHAQLVTTDVGLAFFATLFLFALRRALDSPSVPRLILSGAALGLALGAKFSAVILIPIAALLAGLAAWRGAPRSAPSQGSKQKAGEGGRRAASPPKPGSARALPGGTPLGRVAFSLGGVAAMTAIAFLVVWALYFFPGDPLFYLKGYQVVNRDHDPNYLPYLLGELRPGGWRSYLLIAYLVKTPIPTLLILAASVVVFLRGRRASFIDEAFLLVPGLAFFAGYSLTADNLGVRYLIPCFPFFFIFAARLVPAAAAGRRLAKGALAAALVWILVEFAAVWPDHLSYFNEITGIPPRGTEWLDDSNVDWGQGLIQLRDYLGEHPMEGYRFCYFGSGEPSYYRIQGTPISVRALASPPAPGSYILSAHCVARARAELVRLYGEGAGNWLSHRKPAAVVGHAYYVYQVH, via the coding sequence ATGTCGAGCTCCGGCAGGCCCAGCGAAGGAAGTCCGCGCTGGCAGACAGCTCTCGGCCCGCTTCTCCTCGGCGCCGCGTTCCTCCTTCCCCTCGTGATCATGGGCGGCAAGTCGGCCACGTTTGACGAGGTGGCCCACCTGCCGGCCGGCTATTCGTATTGGAAGACCCACGACATTCGGATCAACCCGCAGCACCCGCCGCTGATCAAGGAGCTTTGCGCCCTGCCGCTGCTCTTCCTCGACGTCGTGATGCCCGTCGACGCCGCGACGCTGGCGAAATCTCAGGTGCCGCTCACGTTCCAGTGGGGATTCGGCAAGCGCTTCCTTTACACCCAGGACGCCGATCGGATCCTGTTTTGGGGCCGCGTCCCGGCGGTGCTGCTGTCGCTGGGCCTCGCGGCGCTGGTCATGGTCTGGGCGGGACGGCTCTGGGGCGGCGCCGGCGCGCTTCTCGCCCTGTTTCTCTACGTTTTCGATCCGACGGTGACGGCGCACGCACAGCTGGTGACGACCGACGTGGGGCTCGCCTTCTTCGCCACGCTGTTTCTCTTCGCGTTGCGGCGCGCCCTCGATTCTCCTTCCGTGCCGCGGCTGATCCTGTCGGGAGCGGCCCTCGGGCTGGCGCTGGGCGCGAAGTTCTCCGCGGTGATCCTGATTCCGATCGCCGCCCTGCTCGCCGGCCTGGCGGCCTGGCGCGGCGCGCCTAGATCGGCTCCCTCTCAGGGGTCGAAACAAAAGGCCGGCGAAGGCGGGCGGCGCGCCGCGAGCCCTCCCAAGCCGGGCTCCGCGAGGGCGCTTCCGGGAGGAACGCCGCTCGGAAGAGTCGCTTTCTCCCTGGGCGGGGTCGCGGCGATGACCGCGATCGCCTTCCTGGTGGTTTGGGCCCTCTACTTCTTCCCCGGCGATCCCCTTTTCTACCTCAAGGGATACCAAGTCGTGAACCGGGACCACGATCCCAACTACCTCCCGTATCTCCTCGGGGAGCTGCGGCCGGGAGGCTGGCGCTCTTACCTCCTGATCGCCTACCTGGTGAAGACGCCGATTCCGACGCTGCTGATCCTCGCCGCCTCGGTCGTGGTGTTCTTGCGCGGCCGCCGGGCGTCCTTCATCGACGAGGCTTTTCTCCTCGTTCCGGGGCTGGCGTTCTTCGCCGGCTACTCGCTGACTGCCGACAACCTGGGGGTGCGCTACCTGATCCCCTGCTTTCCCTTCTTCTTCATCTTCGCTGCCCGGCTCGTCCCCGCGGCCGCCGCCGGGCGGCGCCTGGCGAAAGGGGCGCTGGCGGCGGCGCTCGTCTGGATCCTCGTCGAATTCGCCGCCGTCTGGCCGGATCATCTTTCGTACTTCAACGAGATCACGGGGATCCCGCCGCGCGGGACGGAGTGGCTCGACGACTCGAACGTCGACTGGGGGCAGGGATTGATCCAGCTGCGGGACTATCTCGGCGAGCATCCGATGGAAGGGTACCGCTTCTGCTACTTCGGCAGCGGCGAGCCTTCCTACTACCGGATTCAAGGGACGCCCATCTCCGTCCGGGCGCTGGCCTCCCCCCCGGCGCCGGGGAGCTACATCCTCAGCGCGCATTGCGTCGCCCGCGCCCGCGCCGAGCTGGTCCGGCTCTACGGCGAAGGAGCGGGGAACTGGCTATCGCACCGGAAGCCGGCCGCGGTGGTGGGGCACGCCTATTACGTTTATCAGGTTCATTGA
- a CDS encoding Stp1/IreP family PP2C-type Ser/Thr phosphatase, with protein sequence MKVTAAGLSDVGRKRKTNEDSYHIDPERGLFIVADGMGGHVAGEVASKLAVDTIQDFMRISDDDSEITWPFEFDENLSAGQNRIQAAIKLANREIVQHMQAKEDTRGMGTTVVTAVVADDACYIGHVGDSRAYLIRDHKIRQLTRDHTFVNEQVEKGFMSRAEAEKHPARNILTRAVGSSEELHVELSETPLKPGDRILLCSDGLSSMVEDEAILKTVEKHPDPSEACRSLVALANQNGGWDNVTAVLIQAS encoded by the coding sequence ATGAAGGTGACGGCGGCCGGCCTCTCCGACGTGGGGAGGAAGCGGAAGACGAACGAGGACAGCTACCACATCGATCCGGAGCGGGGCCTGTTCATCGTGGCGGACGGGATGGGGGGGCATGTGGCGGGCGAGGTTGCCTCGAAGCTGGCCGTCGACACGATTCAGGACTTCATGCGGATCTCTGACGACGACTCGGAGATCACCTGGCCGTTCGAGTTCGACGAGAACCTCTCGGCGGGACAGAACCGGATTCAGGCGGCCATCAAGCTGGCGAACCGGGAGATCGTCCAGCACATGCAGGCGAAGGAGGACACGCGGGGGATGGGCACGACCGTCGTGACCGCCGTCGTCGCGGACGACGCCTGCTACATCGGCCACGTGGGAGACTCCCGCGCCTATCTCATCCGGGACCACAAGATTCGCCAGCTCACCCGCGATCACACGTTCGTCAACGAGCAGGTGGAGAAGGGCTTCATGAGCCGCGCGGAAGCGGAGAAGCACCCGGCCCGGAACATCCTGACCCGCGCCGTGGGGAGCAGCGAGGAGCTGCACGTCGAGCTGAGCGAGACCCCGCTCAAGCCGGGCGACCGGATTCTCCTGTGCTCCGACGGCCTGAGCTCCATGGTCGAGGACGAGGCGATCCTCAAGACGGTGGAGAAACATCCCGACCCGAGCGAAGCCTGCCGGTCCCTCGTCGCCCTGGCCAACCAGAACGGCGGCTGGGACAACGTCACCGCCGTCCTGATCCAAGCCTCCTAA
- a CDS encoding tetratricopeptide repeat protein: MRLLKSVRSHLGNYHLKSGIYHFYRNEFKQAIEFFAKALQTPEKLDEADLKMTRYYLTQTHITAGEGAEESGDLRRAIECYESAIADSPEYPDLHFRVGQLRVRLGEMEEAVVAFRRAVEAHPAYQEAHVQLAFTLLSCARTQEALAEFEQVRALMLSAIEEPYRGALEAASRGDLAETAERMRDAFQRRPQSFAYHYRRGLKALQAGRFEAAAEDLGQAVLFNPRFADVHNYLGVAFGELGVRPAAIAQFRQAIDCNPDYLAARLNLAFTLSEGSEVKEAVMELKAVLSKEPTNQAARAKLEELSPEERVRI, translated from the coding sequence ATGCGACTGCTCAAGAGCGTGCGCAGCCATCTGGGAAACTATCACCTCAAGTCGGGCATCTATCACTTCTATCGCAACGAGTTCAAGCAGGCGATCGAGTTCTTTGCGAAGGCGCTGCAAACCCCGGAGAAGCTGGACGAGGCTGACCTCAAGATGACCCGGTACTACCTCACGCAGACGCACATCACCGCCGGGGAAGGGGCGGAGGAGTCGGGCGATCTGCGCCGCGCCATCGAGTGCTACGAGTCGGCGATCGCCGATTCCCCCGAATACCCCGATCTCCATTTCCGTGTCGGGCAGCTGCGCGTCCGGCTGGGCGAGATGGAGGAGGCGGTGGTCGCGTTCCGCCGCGCCGTCGAGGCGCACCCGGCGTACCAGGAGGCGCACGTCCAGCTCGCCTTCACCCTGCTGTCCTGCGCCCGGACGCAGGAGGCCCTCGCCGAATTCGAGCAGGTCCGCGCCCTGATGCTCTCCGCCATCGAAGAGCCCTACCGCGGGGCGCTGGAAGCCGCGTCCCGCGGCGATTTGGCGGAAACGGCCGAGCGCATGCGCGACGCCTTCCAGCGCCGGCCTCAGAGTTTCGCGTATCATTACCGCCGGGGGCTGAAGGCCCTGCAGGCGGGCCGCTTCGAGGCGGCCGCCGAGGACCTCGGCCAGGCCGTCCTGTTCAACCCGCGCTTCGCCGACGTCCACAACTACCTCGGAGTGGCCTTCGGCGAGTTGGGCGTAAGACCGGCCGCGATCGCGCAGTTTCGGCAGGCGATCGACTGCAACCCCGACTACCTGGCGGCGCGGCTGAACCTGGCGTTCACCCTCTCCGAAGGGAGCGAGGTCAAGGAAGCGGTGATGGAATTGAAGGCGGTCCTCTCCAAGGAGCCGACGAACCAGGCGGCGCGGGCCAAGCTGGAGGAGCTGAGTCCCGAGGAAAGGGTCCGGATATGA